Proteins from a single region of Antechinus flavipes isolate AdamAnt ecotype Samford, QLD, Australia chromosome 2, AdamAnt_v2, whole genome shotgun sequence:
- the MC3R gene encoding melanocortin receptor 3 codes for MNATDSLLSSQSLLSKGTEEVNVTFLFNNQSSPGFCEQVFIKSEVFLTLGIISLLENILVILAVLKNENLHSPMYFFLCSLAVADMLVSMSNALETVMIVLLTNDYLTFDDQLIQYMDNVFDSLICISLVASICNLLVIAIDRYITIFYALRYHSIMTVKKAITLIGAIWICCFICGIMFIVYSESKTVIVCLVTMFFAMLLLMATLYVHMFLFARLHVKRIAVLPADGVMHQHTCMKGAVTITILLGVFIFCWAPFFLHLILIITCPTNPHCICYTSHFNTYLILIMCNSVIDPLIYAFRSLEMRKTFKEIVCCCSGIGSG; via the coding sequence ATGAATGCTACTGACTCCCTGCTCTCTTCCCAAAGTCTGCTTTCGAAAGGTACAGAGGAAGTAAATGTTACCTTCCTCTTCAACAACCAGAGTAGCCCCGGATTCTGTGAGCAGGTCTTCATCAAGTccgaggtcttcctgactctgggcatcATCAGCCTCCTGGAAAACATCCTTGTTATCTTGGCTGTGTTGAAGAATGAAAATCTGCACTCTCCTATGTACTTTTTCCTCTGCAGCCTGGCAGTGGCAGACATGCTGGTGAGTATGTCCAATGCTCTGGAGACAGTGATGATTGTCCTCCTCACCAATGACTACTTGACCTTTGATGACCAGCTCATTCAATACATGGACAATGTCTTTGACTCCCTGATCTGCATTTCCCTGGTTGCCTCCATCTGCAACCTCTTGGTCATTGCCATTGATAGATACATCACCATTTTCTATGCCCTGCGTTATCACAGCATCATGACAGTGAAAAAAGCCATCACTTTGATTGGAGCCATCTGGATCTGTTGTTTCATCTGTGGGATCATGTTCATCGTCTACTCCGAGAGCAAGACTGTCATCGTGTGCCTCGTTACTATGTTTTTCGCCATGCTGCTCCTGATGGCCACCCTCTACGTGCACATGTTCCTCTTTGCCCGGCTGCACGTCAAGCGTATTGCAGTGCTGCCAGCTGATGGGGTCATGCACCAACATACCTGCATGAAAGGGGCTGTCACCATCACTATTTTGCTGGGAGTATTCATTTTTTGCTGGGCACCCTTCTTCCTCCATCTCATCCTCATCATCACATGCCCTACTAACCCCCACTGTATCTGTTATACCTCCCATTTCAACACCTACCTGATCCTCATCATGTGCAACTCAGTCATTGATCCCCTCATTTATGCTTTCCGGAGCCTTGAAATGCGCAAGACCTTTAAGGAAATAGTCTGTTGTTGCAGTGGTATAGGTTCAGGGTAG